The Mauremys reevesii isolate NIE-2019 linkage group 1, ASM1616193v1, whole genome shotgun sequence genome has a segment encoding these proteins:
- the LOC120395932 gene encoding uncharacterized protein LOC120395932: MDTPEPETQILVRHPNEHEGLSFFTPPEVEGEHSSGESSENEVNGKDIAQLDDAFLEEPEALDSVTSSSEDEPGSPCFCSMPIQIVEEDSEDDSYEEFRRLGMELTEPVPRCEHKKVMRTIVRIAVYAVLNPGLREKLSEDCEGRVIDVPAQRRHDCVTWTSVDLNCKLRGLCAELYLESLLNTVLAIGYAMQCLCLTQEHLA; encoded by the exons atggatacgccggaacccgaaacccaaattctcgtgaggcaccccaatgagcatgaaggcctctcatttTTCACCCCCCCAGAGGTAGAAGGTGAACACAGCTCGGGGGAGTCATCGGAGAAcgaggtgaatggaaaagacattgctcag cttgatgatgcctttctagaggagccagaggccctggacagcgttacatcaagcagcgaagatgaaccgggctctccttgtttttgctcaatgccgatacaaattgttgaagaggactccgaGGATGACAGCTATGAGGAGTTTAGGAGgcttggcatggaactaactgagccagtgccacgttgtgagcataaaaaagtcatgcggactattgtacgtattgctgtttatgctgtccttaatcccggccttagggaaaagctttctgaagattgtgagggccgtgtcatagatgTGCCAGCCCAACGGCgccatgactgtgtgacttggacttcagtagatctaaactgcaagctccggggcctgtgtgctgagctgtatttggaaagcttattaaacactgttcttgccataggttatgctatgcaatgtctgtgcctaacccaagaacatttagcataa